TTCACTGTTTTGGCATCGATAGAAATTTCCCCTGTTTTTTTATTTTTAAAACCATGTGTAATAGAATTGAGAATCAGGTTTGTAAAAATCTGGGCAAAAACACCCGGATAACTATTTATTTCAAGATTTTCTTTGCAGTTAGTTTCAATTGTAATATTTTTTTGCTTTAGCTTAGAATGCAGGCTACGAACTATATCTGTCAGATATTTTTGAAGATTGAAAACTCTCTGGCTTTCAGTTGATTGATCAACAGAAACCTGTTTAAAGCTTTTTACCAGTTCACCGGTTCGTTCCAGATTATTATATATAAGTTCATTTGCAAGGATACTTGAAGCAATATATTCTTCAAGATCAGGTTTTGTCATTTTTTGTGAATTGTATAATTCACGCAATGTTTTAGATTTATTTAACAATGTAGAAGAAGCAGCTAAACCAATACCAATCGGGGTATTTATTTCGTGTGCAACGCCTGCTACAAGATTTCCCAGTGCTGCCATTTTTGCCGATTCTACTAATTGTTGTTGAGTTTTTTCAAGGTTATTTAATGTGATTTGCAGTTCTTCTTTCTGTTGTTCCAATTCTTCTTTTTGTATTTCTATTTGATGTATTGCGTTTGCATTTTCAAGTGCTATTGCAGCATACACAGCAATATTTTTTAGCATATCGAGATGATAGTTGGTATAAGCATTTTTTTCGAAGCTTTGAGCAGTAATAACACCAATTTTTTTATCTTTTACAGTCAAGGGTATATATATTAAGGACTGTAACTGTCTTTCTTTTTGAATAACGAACAGTTTATAAAGAGAGAATTGTTTTTTGTATTGTGAAAAATCATTTATAAAAATTGTTTCCTGGCAATTATAGCAAATAACTGATATAAGCTGTTTGTTTGTTAAATCATCAGAACTTTTAAACAAATCAGAATTGCTGCTTTCTTTTCCAAAAAAATCTAAGGTGTTTTTCACAGGATTGTATAAACCTACAGCAAAAATTGGTGCATCCATCAGATAATTAATATGCTCATATATTGTAGTAATAATATTTTCAAAAGTTATATTGGTGGTAATTTCTTTACCGATTTCGCTCAGCAGCTTAATATTCTGAAATGATTTTTCAATTTGTTCTTTTTGAAATTTAATATTATTTTCGGCTTCTTTTATTTTGCTAATATCCGTATCTACAGCGATGATTTTTTTCAAATTTCCTTCATCATCTAATAATGGAGTTAATGTTGTTTGGATGAATAATGTTTCCCCTGATTTTTTCTTAGTGCTAAATTCATAGGTTAAAGCCACTTTATCTTTTATACACCGCGACAATTCTTTAAGAACATTTTGGTCATCGGTAAGTTTAAAAACATTATGTCCCCTTTCTTTTATAAATTTGTCAAAAGTTGTTTCATAAAGATCATTAAATCCCTGGTTTACCCAATCAAAATTTCCTTTCGCATCCATGATAACCACGGCATTTGTTGTTTTGTTTGCAACAATTGAAAGCTTTTCGAGTTCCCGATTGGCAATAAAAAGCTTTTGTGTTTGGAACTCTATTTCTTTTTTCTGATTCTCAATTTTACTAATGGCTTTTGCATTAAGCAAAGCAATTGAAGTGTAAACGCCTATGTTCTTTATAATGTCAAGATGACTTTTGTTATAAGCGTTTTTAGCAAAGCTTTGAACGGTTAATACACCAATTTTTTCCTGATTTAAAGTAAGGGGTAAATATATTATTGAACTTGCGTTCTCTCCTGCTTTTGGGGGAGGTCGATTGGGTATATACTTTTTATATTCAACTGAAGAATCTCCGATTAATATTTTTTCCTGTTTATTAAAACAATAAGCAGCGTAACGGTTAGAATCATCTAAGTCATAATAAAATTCAGGCAGCTTTTTACCTTTTTCCATTCCTCCGGAAACAACAAGACGGTTGTTTTTTTCATTGTAAGACATAATTACAAATATGGAGGCATCCATAAGTTTATTTATGCTTTCATAAACAGCTTCAGAGATAGTTTCGGCAGTTAAATTCTGTGTTATTTTTTGACCAATTTTGCTCAGTAGAGAAAGATTTTGATAGGATGTTTCTATTTCCTTTTTTTGTTCATTTATTTCCAGTGTTCTTTGATGAACTATTTTCTCTAATTGAATGTTTTTTATTCTTAGTTGATAAGAATAATATTTAATTATTGAGAATATCAATATGACAAACAAGAATAAATATCCAAAATATGCAAAAATTGATCTATACCATGGTGGTGCAATTTCAAACTTGAATCTTGATATTTTTGTTTCAATATTATCTATGTTTTTTGCTTTAACATTAAATGAATAACTACCCTCAGATAAATTTGTATATTTAGCTTTGCAATCTTTTGTCCAGTGGCTCCATTCCTTTTCATAACCTGAAAGTTGAACACTGTATTGTATTTTCGATGTTCCACTGAAATAAGGATAAGCATAAGTAAAAACTAATGAGTTATCTGCATAATCGATTTTTTCTTTTTTAAGAAAAACTGAATTATTTATTTTAATTATATCCTTGTTTTCATAGCCAAAAAATATGGCGGAATCCCCGATTTGTATTTTTCGTAATAAAAGATTTAATTTCTGTTGAGGAATGTGAAGTAGATTTGGATTATATATTATCAATTTGTTTTCAGAACCAAACCAAAGATTTTTTTCATTATCAAAAATAAAAGTTCTATCATTTGTATAAGGTATGAATTCAATTGTAAATTTTGAAATATCAAATGTTTTGTTCTTATTACCGGAAGCTTTATATATTGTGCTTCCTGAGCCAATCCAAAAATTATTATTGGCATCGGAAGTAAAGTTCCCGATTTCTTGCAATGATTGTATATTTTTATTCAGTTCATCAAAAGGCTTGAATGTATAACTTTTAGGGTCTTGAACCGGATTCTCAAGGAAATATATACCATTATTAGTAATAAGATAAACAATATCATTAATAATTTTTATATAAATATTTTTTAATGCAGGTAAATTTACAGATTTATCATAATGAAAAGATTCATAGTAGATTGAATCATTAACGGAATTGATTTTCAGGTAATATATGCCATTTAATCGAGTACTCACCCAAATATTCCCATATTGATCCTGAGCGAGATTTAGTATATTATCATTGATAACAGGTTCGTTATTATCAATTGAACAATCAATTAACAGGGAGTTATTTTTACAATAATTGACTTGTAAAGCATATAATCCGTAAGTGGTTCCCGCATAAATCTTATTTTGAACTTTAAAAGAAGTACATAAATCATTAGCTGCATATAACTTAAGGATACTTCTAATTTTTTTTTCATCTATTAATACAATGTCATATAACGTAGAAGCCAATAAGTAAGTTTTGGATGAATCATTATTGTATAAATTCAAAAATGAGAGGGTCCATAAATAATCATTTGATAAGTCATTAAGCTTATATTTATTTCTGATACCATATTCAGCTTTATTCGGGATGTTATAAATCCCTTTAGTTGTACCAATATAAACAGAATTAGAATTATTGTACAATGATAATACTGTTCCTTCAAGTCCATTTTGTTCGTCCATGTACCGAAAAGGCAAGTTGATTTCAACAATTGACAAACCCCTTTGTCCTCCCACCCAGATATTTCCTAATTTATCTTCAAATAATTCAAATAAGGAATTTGATGGAAAACCATCTTTTTTATCAATTAAATATTCAATATTTAAGTTTTTATCACAGATTATTAGACCACTATAAGTTGCAAAAACAAATTTTTGTTTCGATGTTTTTAATGCTTTATAGATTTTTAAATTCTTTACATCACAATTTAGATTTGTTAATGATAATTCGATTAAATTATCAGGAATAAGCTTTTTGTTGGAAAGAGCATTTTCTATTGTATTATTTTTTAGCTTTATTGTAAGAAGCTGACCAAGGGAGAAAGAAATTAATAGCTCATTTTCGTTTTTTAGTAAAATGCTTCGGAAGTTACTAATCGGGATGTTATAAAAATGGAAAATTGAAATGATAGAATCACCATAAATTACCGAGATTTCTTTTTTTTCATTGATAAGAATGATGTGTTTATTTATTTGAAAGATGCGGAATCGTGTTATATCAGGAGATATACTCAGTTTGGCAAGTTTTTTATTATAATATCGGTAAATTGAGTTAAGATCACAAGAAAAGTACACACCATTATTATTTGATGATATACTCCATGTATTTGTAAAGCTAATGCTATCCATTTGGCTGGATAAGGAACGATAATCCAATACACCGGAAGCATTAATTTCCAGCACACCGAATTCATTTATTGCACCAACATATATTTTTCCATCGGAGTGGTAATGTAGTGATCTTACTGCTGAATTATTTGTAGTTTCAATAATTCTGAATTCTTGCCCGTCATATTCAAGAACTCCTTTATTAGTTCCAATGTAAATTAGTCCATTATCTGTTTGTGTAATAGCCCACACTTGAGGAGAAACAGAATAATCAGAAAATGAAATATTTTTTATAACCGGTTTGCCAAAATGGAAAGTATTTGTTGTGTCATTACCATATATATTTATGGTAATAGCAAAAAATAAGACAAAAGAGGAAACAATTATTTTAATATTCATTTAATTACTATATTATTTTTAATCCAATCACCATTACATCGTCAATCTGTTTGTAATTACCTTTCCAGTTATTAAAGGTTTTATCAAT
This portion of the Bacteroidales bacterium genome encodes:
- a CDS encoding GAF domain-containing protein, which codes for MNIKIIVSSFVLFFAITINIYGNDTTNTFHFGKPVIKNISFSDYSVSPQVWAITQTDNGLIYIGTNKGVLEYDGQEFRIIETTNNSAVRSLHYHSDGKIYVGAINEFGVLEINASGVLDYRSLSSQMDSISFTNTWSISSNNNGVYFSCDLNSIYRYYNKKLAKLSISPDITRFRIFQINKHIILINEKKEISVIYGDSIISIFHFYNIPISNFRSILLKNENELLISFSLGQLLTIKLKNNTIENALSNKKLIPDNLIELSLTNLNCDVKNLKIYKALKTSKQKFVFATYSGLIICDKNLNIEYLIDKKDGFPSNSLFELFEDKLGNIWVGGQRGLSIVEINLPFRYMDEQNGLEGTVLSLYNNSNSVYIGTTKGIYNIPNKAEYGIRNKYKLNDLSNDYLWTLSFLNLYNNDSSKTYLLASTLYDIVLIDEKKIRSILKLYAANDLCTSFKVQNKIYAGTTYGLYALQVNYCKNNSLLIDCSIDNNEPVINDNILNLAQDQYGNIWVSTRLNGIYYLKINSVNDSIYYESFHYDKSVNLPALKNIYIKIINDIVYLITNNGIYFLENPVQDPKSYTFKPFDELNKNIQSLQEIGNFTSDANNNFWIGSGSTIYKASGNKNKTFDISKFTIEFIPYTNDRTFIFDNEKNLWFGSENKLIIYNPNLLHIPQQKLNLLLRKIQIGDSAIFFGYENKDIIKINNSVFLKKEKIDYADNSLVFTYAYPYFSGTSKIQYSVQLSGYEKEWSHWTKDCKAKYTNLSEGSYSFNVKAKNIDNIETKISRFKFEIAPPWYRSIFAYFGYLFLFVILIFSIIKYYSYQLRIKNIQLEKIVHQRTLEINEQKKEIETSYQNLSLLSKIGQKITQNLTAETISEAVYESINKLMDASIFVIMSYNEKNNRLVVSGGMEKGKKLPEFYYDLDDSNRYAAYCFNKQEKILIGDSSVEYKKYIPNRPPPKAGENASSIIYLPLTLNQEKIGVLTVQSFAKNAYNKSHLDIIKNIGVYTSIALLNAKAISKIENQKKEIEFQTQKLFIANRELEKLSIVANKTTNAVVIMDAKGNFDWVNQGFNDLYETTFDKFIKERGHNVFKLTDDQNVLKELSRCIKDKVALTYEFSTKKKSGETLFIQTTLTPLLDDEGNLKKIIAVDTDISKIKEAENNIKFQKEQIEKSFQNIKLLSEIGKEITTNITFENIITTIYEHINYLMDAPIFAVGLYNPVKNTLDFFGKESSNSDLFKSSDDLTNKQLISVICYNCQETIFINDFSQYKKQFSLYKLFVIQKERQLQSLIYIPLTVKDKKIGVITAQSFEKNAYTNYHLDMLKNIAVYAAIALENANAIHQIEIQKEELEQQKEELQITLNNLEKTQQQLVESAKMAALGNLVAGVAHEINTPIGIGLAASSTLLNKSKTLRELYNSQKMTKPDLEEYIASSILANELIYNNLERTGELVKSFKQVSVDQSTESQRVFNLQKYLTDIVRSLHSKLKQKNITIETNCKENLEINSYPGVFAQIFTNLILNSITHGFKNKKTGEISIDAKTVKNNLIIEYSDNGIGIKEEILPKIYDPFFTTNMIEGTGLGMNIVYNLITQKLKGSIDCISRLNQGVYFIIKLPLHH